The Xyrauchen texanus isolate HMW12.3.18 chromosome 4, RBS_HiC_50CHRs, whole genome shotgun sequence genome segment aaatggtaacaaaatgttgtgtttttaattatttgggttaaatcattaaatatgttcatttaaaataaattttgaagcattgtagtcctcGAATAAGCAAATATTCTGAGCGAATAAAAAATGgattgagcgtccactgtcggccattttttaagctgttcagtgtcttatatttcccacaatgcaatgcaaattggactgtcttactaaagacaactgtgagcttgttttatgcaacaggctttctatggcgtctttagctagtcaaactaattgttagatgcagtcttaagttaatggctatgtttatgcaaccggcccctgggcCCAACTTGACATTTTAGCCTGGCCAGACTGGGTCAAGTATCGTATGTCACatgaacaaaaaaatatgtaaaaaaaaacagtgtttcTTTGAAATGGGAAATTCACTTGAGCATCATGTGtcagtggaagcaaggaaatctgaccttttgtatacAAAGGAGTTTGCATGGTCACACATTTGCTTATATTTGATTAGTGATTGAGAAAAGTGGGGTAGTTCACTAATGTTACATCCTCATGTTCTTCTCCACCTTCCAGTTCAGTAGCTCCTCCTAATAATCACCGGTCTCCGGTGATTGGCTGAAGATAAAAGGGAGAACAATGACAGCAGACTTTCTGATCCCATTGTATCTGTTCAGTTGTCTCATGATGAGCTTTTGTTCCCTGATCAGGCAAAATCAGCAAGATTTTCATCTCTCATCTCCATGGTGACCATCTCTTTGGTCTTCCTGGTTTACTGTGCACCATCAGCCTGAGCTGTACCCCCCAACCGGATCAGCCTCCGCCCTGCGTGGAAATCTACGGCCCGCAGGGATTACGGCACTTCCTACGCGTGGCATTAGAGCTGTCCAGCTCTCAGCTGATGTTCTCGTATGCCGTCCATGAACTGGAGACGTCATGTGACCAGTGCCCTGCAGAGGGGCATCTCAGTCCTACTCAGACCACCAGCAGCGATGCTCTTCATCCGCAGGAGCAGCCTGGCAGAAGCATACACCTGGACCCTGACACTGACTGTTACAGCCTCATTGAAGACAAACAGTTTGTGGTAAAAGCGTTCAGGTTGTACCACAGAGTTCCATCATTCGGGTTCTCCATGGAAGAGAGAGAACGTCCAGGACGACTCAACACAGACCTGTTAAAAAAACTAGGTAAACCGTTTAATGCACAAAAGATTTCTAAATGCACAACTATTGTTAGCATTAGGGATTAGAACAAACGACAAACCTTAAATATTAAACTTCTGTGTGCAACTTTaagctttttattattttacgaTTTACAGTATGTTGTAACAATAATTGTAACTGGGTGTTTCTTcgacttcaggcacttttaggtCTGtgaattttctccccaatttggaattcccaatgcgctcaaatTCCTCgttgtggcatagtgactcgcctcaatccgggtggtagaggacgaatctccgttgcctccgcttctgagactgccAATTCGTTCatgttatcacgtggcttgttgaccatgttaccgtggagacatagcgcatgtggaggcttcacgctattctccgcggcatccacgcgcaactcgccttgcaccccaccgagagcaagaaccacgttgtagcgaccacgaggaggttaccccatgtgactctaccctccctagcaactgggccaatttggttgctataggagaccttgctggtgtcacttagcacgccctagattcgaacttgtgactccaggggtggtagtcagcgtctttactcgctgagctacccaggcccccggaaATGGCCATTTTTAAAGGTGTACTCCGTAACGTTTTGCTCGTCATCCTTGACTTACAGTGgtacctagtggtgtggatgcagcatcattcaaaattaatagttttcagttacagacaGGGCCGTATTAATGCACTGACTTACTGGGGCATAAACCCAGCGAGGCCTGAACATCCATTTTTTCCTAaataatttagccacagtacagaataaacaccttggattgttgtggttattttctcttgagtttgctaaaatatgctgacctggaagcttttagtgcctgtgatatctaggtgatacagtcgcTTATCTGTTTTAgtttgtgacctgtgtgatgtctcaaggcagctagcattcggtcggattagccagtttgtggcttcctgacctgggccccagttagtcaaatactatcacctATGAGACTGCTTTGCATCAGCTCCAAGGTGTTTACCTAATATTTAGGtctggggtttgggttgggggggttcagtttataaaatatgcattcctattcactgtattacagcctgaacACCTGAAAACTACTcactttacaactcacttttggcgcccctctgtggacattacacacaGAAAATGGTGCAGAAAGCACATGctcatacgcccaacaacacttagtgctttggccactgggggcagtgttttgaatttcggtaagcaaagACCAATTTTAGCAAAAGAACCGTCAACCttctgtttccgatttcactgtgagatctgtCTGGTGAATGAGACCGCGAATAACTTGCAATTTCAtggttcaaccacagatgtcgatagtgagcccagaagtctgtagtgTACCTTTTAAGGAGAGTGCTATTTGTCTTTAAATGACCCCTAAAAAGTCATCTTTTGTCTCTTGCAGGTTTGAAGCCGGGTCCACTTTTTGGCCGTCTGAAAAATGGGCAATCTGTGACACTTGAGAGTGGCCGTATATTGACCTCCAGCGAGGTGCTGGAGCCGCCACTGAAGGGccgtaaagtgtgtgtgtttggggactGCAGCACAGTGCTAGGGGAGGGGTTTAAAAGGGCGTGTCAGGGGGCGGACGTGCTGGTGCATGAGGCCACTCTGGAGGACGGGCAGAGCGAGAAGGCAATCGAACATGGACACAGCACTCCCAGTATGGCCGCTGCGGTGGCGCTCGCCTGCGAGGCACGCATGCTGGTGCTGTATCACTTCAGTCAACGCTACAAACCCGAAACTCTGCGACGTGATGGGGAAGACGACGTTACGGAGCTCAAGAGACAGGCTGAACTTGTGCTGCAAGGATCGGGCACAGAGGTCATTCTCGCTGAAGACTTTCTCACACTGCCTGTTGCGCTCAAGAAGAATTAGTCATAGGTACTTGTTACACATgtgtatgaaaatgttttattgttaaagggatagttcacccaaaattcaaattctctcaacatttacattcaatcccagatgtgtattagtttcttccttctgcagaacacaaattaagatttttagaagaatatctcagctctgtaggtcctcacaatgcaagtaaatggtaaccaacattttgaagcttcaaaaagcacataaaagcagcatgaaagtaattcatacgacttCAGTGATTTTATTCATGTCTTAAGAAGCaatctaat includes the following:
- the elac1 gene encoding zinc phosphodiesterase ELAC protein 1, which produces MSMDITFLGTGSAYPSPNRGASALVLRTEGENWLFDCGEGTQTQFMKSQLKAGKISKIFISHLHGDHLFGLPGLLCTISLSCTPQPDQPPPCVEIYGPQGLRHFLRVALELSSSQLMFSYAVHELETSCDQCPAEGHLSPTQTTSSDALHPQEQPGRSIHLDPDTDCYSLIEDKQFVVKAFRLYHRVPSFGFSMEERERPGRLNTDLLKKLGLKPGPLFGRLKNGQSVTLESGRILTSSEVLEPPLKGRKVCVFGDCSTVLGEGFKRACQGADVLVHEATLEDGQSEKAIEHGHSTPSMAAAVALACEARMLVLYHFSQRYKPETLRRDGEDDVTELKRQAELVLQGSGTEVILAEDFLTLPVALKKN